In the genome of Massilia sp. PAMC28688, one region contains:
- a CDS encoding ferredoxin, whose protein sequence is MSDKPFFQQHVFFCMNQREDGRPCCGAQGAQVAQQHAKKRIKQLGLNGPGKIRVNQAGCLDRCEEGPVLVVYPEGTWYTYVDTTDIDDIIDSHLVGGKVVERLKI, encoded by the coding sequence ATGAGCGACAAGCCATTCTTCCAGCAGCACGTGTTCTTCTGCATGAACCAGCGTGAAGACGGACGGCCATGCTGCGGCGCCCAGGGTGCGCAGGTGGCCCAGCAGCACGCCAAGAAGCGCATCAAGCAGCTGGGACTGAACGGGCCCGGCAAGATCCGGGTCAACCAGGCAGGCTGCCTGGACCGCTGCGAAGAAGGCCCGGTGCTGGTGGTCTATCCCGAAGGAACCTGGTACACCTACGTCGACACCACCGACATTGACGACATCATCGACTCCCACCTGGTGGGCGGTAAGGTGGTGGAACGCCTGAAGATCTGA
- a CDS encoding VanZ family protein: MSGNEVVSTEPRREPRGSPVSRAALLAYLLLIVYASWFPFSGWRGAGLSPFTFLTLNMPQYWTGFDVVVNIIGYIPLGMLLVLAIYPWLRGIWAIIGAAVLGVLVSGIMEAVQTYLPSRVPSNLDFMTNSAGALVGAFIGLAGARSYLNESRLYQTRKRWFAPHASQGLVLLALWPLAQIYPVGYLFGHGQLLPILSGWLSRGLDTDIDLVAMLRPGKAMTSEQFLLSETVITACGMTGAVLTMLCLLNRGAPRTRLVLAMLAIGLLFKTLASSLQFTPANAFAWITPGAQGGFLIGVIMLSGLAFAPQVAQRRLAIATLLLSLLVVNTIPVNPYFSATLQGWVQGKFLNFNGAAQFLSLVWPLLAVWFLMLPSHKLNRVADRRR, from the coding sequence ATGAGCGGCAACGAGGTCGTCAGCACCGAACCACGGCGCGAGCCGCGCGGATCGCCCGTGTCGCGGGCCGCGCTGCTGGCCTACCTGCTGCTGATCGTCTACGCCAGCTGGTTCCCGTTTTCGGGCTGGCGTGGTGCCGGCCTGTCGCCGTTCACCTTCCTGACGCTGAACATGCCGCAGTACTGGACCGGGTTCGACGTGGTGGTCAACATCATTGGCTACATCCCGCTCGGCATGCTGCTGGTACTGGCCATCTACCCCTGGCTGCGCGGCATCTGGGCCATCATCGGCGCCGCCGTGCTGGGGGTGCTGGTGTCGGGCATCATGGAAGCGGTGCAGACGTACCTGCCCAGCCGCGTGCCATCCAATCTCGACTTCATGACCAATTCGGCCGGCGCCCTGGTGGGCGCCTTTATCGGCCTGGCCGGGGCCCGTTCCTACCTCAATGAAAGCCGCCTGTACCAGACCCGCAAGCGCTGGTTCGCACCCCACGCCAGCCAGGGCCTGGTGCTGCTGGCCCTGTGGCCGCTGGCCCAGATCTATCCGGTGGGCTACCTGTTCGGGCATGGCCAGCTGCTGCCCATCCTGTCCGGCTGGCTCTCGCGCGGACTCGACACCGACATCGACCTGGTGGCCATGCTGCGCCCCGGCAAGGCCATGACGTCGGAACAATTCCTGCTGTCGGAAACCGTGATCACGGCCTGCGGCATGACCGGCGCCGTGCTGACCATGCTGTGCCTGCTCAACCGGGGTGCGCCGCGCACGCGCCTGGTGCTGGCCATGCTGGCCATTGGCCTGCTGTTCAAGACCCTGGCCAGCTCCCTGCAGTTCACCCCGGCCAACGCCTTTGCCTGGATTACGCCCGGCGCCCAGGGCGGCTTTTTGATTGGCGTGATCATGCTCTCGGGCCTGGCATTTGCGCCCCAGGTCGCGCAGCGGCGGCTGGCCATCGCCACCTTGCTGCTCAGTTTGCTGGTGGTGAACACCATCCCGGTCAACCCTTACTTTTCCGCCACCTTGCAAGGCTGGGTCCAGGGCAAGTTCCTGAACTTTAACGGCGCCGCCCAATTCCTGTCCCTGGTCTGGCCGCTTCTTGCCGTGTGGTTTTTGATGTTGCCGTCGCACAAACTGAACCGTGTGGCCGACCGCCGCCGCTAG